The following proteins come from a genomic window of Solea solea chromosome 3, fSolSol10.1, whole genome shotgun sequence:
- the trmt10a gene encoding RNA (guanine-9-)-methyltransferase domain-containing protein 2, whose amino-acid sequence MMADDDSVKEEEEAAAAAAAAPQRDSNGADEKIVSSSGGGTAAENQTLSKRQKKKLLRQQKWEEERGLRKQLRKEKRQQRRQQRQNQEEEKEHGGDAQSARKRLRRDVTPSSLRLVVDCGFDSLMLMKDVSKLHKQIQRCYAENRRAVHPVQFYLTSLGGQLKQSMDEKDKGWVNWKDINIKTEHYSEVVAKEDLVYLTSDSPNVLEELDHNKAYVIGGLVDHNHHKGITLEKAKELGIHHAQLPLSSFVKMNSRKVLAVNHVFEIILAYMEKGSWQEAFFTVLPQRKGAVAVEKGTIAQEKQDDDSDSDPDPDSPEQTEKRT is encoded by the exons ATGATGGCTGATGATGATTcagtgaaagaagaagaagaagctgctgctgctgcagcagcagctccgcAGCGAGATTCTAACGGAGCTGACGAGAAGATTGTGAGCAGCAGCGGAGGAGGAACCGCTGCAGAAAATCAAACTCTGTccaaaagacagaagaagaagctcctGAGGCAGCAGAAGTGGGAAGAAGAGAGGGGTCTGAGGAA GCAGTTGCGTAAAGAGAAGAGGCAGCAGCGTCGCCAGCAGAGGCAGaatcaggaggaggagaaggagcacgGTGGAGACGCCCAGAGCGCGAGAAAACGCCTCCGTCGGGACGTGACACCCAGCTCTCTGAGGCTGGTGGTGGACTGCGGCTTCGACAGTCTCATGCTGATGAAG GACGTGAGTAAACTTCACAAGCAGATCCAGCGGTGCTATGCTGAGAACAGACGGGCAGTTCATCCGGTTCAG TTTTACCTAACGAGCCTGGGTGGACAGCTGAAACAGAGCATGGATGAAAAGGACAAAGGATGGGTGAACTGGAAG GACATCAACATTAAAACTGAGCACTACAGTGAGGTCGTGGCTAAAGAGGATCTGGTTTACCTGACATCGGACTCTCCCAATGTGCTGGAGGAACTGGACCATAACAAAGCGTACGTCATCGGAGGCTTGGTGGACCACAACCACCATAAG GGAATTACACTTGAGAAGGCGAAGGAGCTGGGGATCCATCACGCTCAGCTTCCGCTGAGCAGCTTTGTCAAGATGAACAGTCGTAAAGTTCTGGCAGTCAACCATG TGTTCGAGATCATCCTGGCGTACATGGAGAAAGGCAGCTGGCAGGAAGCCTTCTTCACCGTCCTGCCTCAGAGGAAAGGAGCCGTGGCTGTCGAAAAGGGAACGATCGCTCAGGAGAAACAGGACGACGACTCGGACTCGGACCCGGACCCAGACTCACCGGAGCAGACGGAGAAAAGAACCTGA
- the spata6l gene encoding spermatogenesis associated 6-like protein, producing the protein MSRKALKVLVEVKFRAVSCPGVHLPTKDDVNLSMCFMGQYRQSECLPAVFPLLFHEKMTFEKIFRHAVDPGDIAVMLEHEAVRIELVQMCPPAGDTLACFEEDARQFLFPEPKLVPSFSGVDREVLMTRAPYFPGIAPRLEFSTKTTITECSVDALVNVYPNVVTRPTMKRKTKRSSRFRTSSPQRNQPQTTGRTQSFRKKRGGATTSSSLPHVPRSQSLSPLRAGDAHRRLSRLSLDSAAPVSADMDASCTSQPTLSSRPGATRGDSSHSSTVFTSSSSPLIRSSSTVRFSPTERRRSVSNGLFGGISEDDSGSSEAHDYRRDPEPPSRSRPDREQATHINRSPSSSHGEWEQVNERVRGLLTTPKAVRRLLYGASVSEVDRVLARRSISPGPPC; encoded by the exons ATGTCCCGAAAAGCACTGAAAGTGTTGGTTGAAGTAAAGTTCAGAGCG GTTTCTTGTCCTGGGGTTCATTTGCCAACCAAGGATGACGTGAACCTCAGCATGTGCTTCATGGGACAGTACCGTCAGTCTGAATGTCTCCCTGCTGTCTTCCCTCTGCTCTTTCATGAGAAGATGACCTTTGAAAAG atTTTCAGGCATGCGGTAGACCCCGGAGACATAGCTGTAATGCTTGAGC ACGAGGCGGTCAGAATTGAACTGGTGCAGATGTGTCCTCCAG ctggaGACACTCTGGCCTGCTTTGAGGAAGATGCTCGTCAGTTCTTGTTCCCAGAGCCCAAACTGGTTCCTTCATTCTCTGGAGTGGACCGAGAGGTTCTCATGACCCGAGCTCCTTACTTTCCA GGAATCGCTCCGAGGTTGGAGTTCTCCACCAAAACCACCATCACTGAGTGCTCAGTTGATGCCCTGGTCAACGTTTACCCCAATGTAGTCACG AGGCCCACGATGAAGAGGAAGACCAAGCGCTCCAGCAGATTCAGGACATCCTCTCCTCAGAGGAACCAACCTCAAACAACTGGAAGGACGCAAAGTTTCAGGAAGAAACGAGGCGGCGCCACCACCAGCAGCTCGCTGCCACACGTCCCCAGATCCCAGTCCCTGTCCCCGCTGAGAGCTGGAGACGCTCATCGTCGTCTGTCCCGCCTCAGCCTGGACTCTGCAGCACcggtctcagctgacatggatgCGTCCTGCACCTCCCAGCCt acgttGTCCTCGCGGCCCGGAGCCACACGAGGAGACTCCTCCCACAGCTCCACAGTGTtcaccagctcctcctccccttTGATCAGGTCTTCATCCACAG tgcGATTCTCTCCCACTGAGAGAAGAAGATCAGTATCCAACGGATTG TTTGGAGGAATATCTGAAGACGACTCCGGCTCCTCGGAAGCACACGACTATCGTCGCGATCCTGAACCTCCGTCGCGGTCGCGGCCTGACAGAGAACAAGCCACACACATCAACAG GTCTCCGTCCAGCTCTCACGGAGAATGGGAGCAAGTCAACGAGCGCGTGCGAGGACTCCTCACGACGCCGAAAGCCGTGCGGCGACTCCTCTAT